Proteins encoded together in one Solanum lycopersicum chromosome 7, SLM_r2.1 window:
- the LOC101268772 gene encoding pentatricopeptide repeat-containing protein At2g34400 yields MFLRAKSQQYKISRFFTIEATKQAFNNQQECFPITQQLLFLLKKCITIKQVQQIHAQMLIYSIDKANFLLSRIIDLKNFDYATLLFSHIHSPNEYAFNIMIRGLTTTWQKFDLSLEFYHKMKSLGLKTDNFTYPFVFMCCGNLLAVKLGRLAHCEVVKNGLFVDFHVGHSLITMYSRFGKMGFARKVFDEISLRDLVSWNSMISGYAQTGCSREAVGLFMEMRDEGFEPDERSLVSVLVACGDLGDVNLGKWVEEYVLGKRMEMNSFIGSALINMYGKCGDLVSARRIFDGMKKKDAITWNAMISGYAQNGLSDETISLFNAMKEAGVNPNNITLVSVLSACASIGALDVGKSIDDYASRRGIKYDIYVATALIDMYAKSGKLDDAYQIFESMPRKNEVSWNTMISALAFHGRAQEALSLFERMSLKSSDARPDDVTFVGVLSACVHAGLVDKGKYIFDIMNSSFGLVPKVEHYSCMVDLLSRAGRVYEAWDFIEKMPQKPDEILLGALLGACQKLKNIDVGERVMQLLLEMEPSNSGNYIISSKIYANLRRWDDSARMRQLMRQKGVTKIPGCSWIEMDSQLVEFRAGDSSHPIIDGIQQALDLLYEEMTIEGYVPNVNLV; encoded by the exons ATGTTTCTTAGAGCCAAATCCCAACAATATAAAATCTCCCGCTTTTTCACCATTGAAGCAACAAAACAAGCTTTCAATAATCAACAAGAATGTTTTCCCATTACTCAACAACTCTTATTCCTGTTGAAAAAATGCATTACAATCAAACAAGTACAACAAATCCATGCCCAAATGTTAATTTACTCTATAGACAAAGCCAACTTTTTGCTTTCAAGAATAATAGACCTCAAGAATTTCGACTATGCTACTCTTCTTTTTTCACATATTCATAGCCCCAATGAGTATGCATTTAATATTATGATAAGAGGGTTAACTACAACATGGCAAAAATTTGATCTTTCTTTAGAATTTTATCACAAAATGAAGTCTTTAGGTTTGAAAACTGATAATTTTACCTACCCTTTTGTGTTTATGTGTTGTGGGAATCTTTTAGCTGTGAAACTTGGTAGATTAGCTCATTGTGAGGTTGTGAAAAATGGGTTGTTTGTGGATTTTCATGTCGGTCATTCTTTGATTACTATGTATTCACGTTTTGGGAAAATGGGTTTTGCAAGGAAGGTGTTTGATGAAATTTCACTGAGAGATTTGGTTTCGTGGAATTCGATGATTTCGGGGTATGCTCAAACGGGTTGTTCAAGAGAGGCAGTGGGATTGTTTATGGAAATGAGGGATGAGGGGTTTGAACCTGATGAGAGGAGTCTTGTGAGTGTTCTTGTGGCATGTGGGGATTTGGGAGATGTCAATTTGGGAAAGTGGGTGGAGGAGTATGTTCTGGGGAAGAGAATGGAGATGAATTCTTTTATTGGTTCAGCTCTGATTAACATGTATGGAAAGTGTGGAGATTTGGTTTCTGCTAGAAGGATCTTTGATGGCATGAAGAAGAAAGACGCCATCACTTGGAATGCAATGATTTCAGG GTACGCACAAAATGGGTTGTCCGATGAAACAATCTCTTTGTTCAATGCCATGAAGGAGGCAGGAGTTAACCCAAATAATATCACACTGGTAAGTGTTCTCTCTGCATGTGCTTCAATTGGAGCCCTGGATGTCGGAAAAAGCATCGATGACTATGCATCAAGAAGAGGAATAAAGTATGACATATATGTAGCTACGGCCTTAATTGATATGTATGCAAAATCCGGCAAACTGGATGATgcgtatcaaatttttgaaagCATGCCTAGAAAAAATGAAGTCTCTTGGAATACAATGATTTCTGCTCTTGCCTTTCACGGAAGAGCACAAGAAGCATTATCCCTATTTGAGCGCATGTCACTCAAGAGTAGTGATGCCCGACCAGATGATGTCACGTTTGTTGGAGTACTCTCAGCATGTGTACATGCAGGGTTGGTTGATAAAGGGAAGTACATCTTTGATATAATGAACTCATCATTTGGATTGGTTCCAAAAGTTGAGCATTACTCTTGCATGGTTGACCTTTTGTCTCGTGCTGGTCGTGTATATGAGGCATGGGACTTCATTGAGAAGATGCCTCAAAAACCAGATGAAATTTTACTTGGTGCATTGCTTGGTGCCTGTCAAAAGCTCAAAAATATTGATGTCGGGGAACGAGTGATGCAGCTACTCCTTGAGATGGAACCGTCAAATTCGGgtaattatataatatcatCCAAGATATATGCAAACCTCCGAAGGTGGGATGATTCAGCTAGGATGAGACAATTAATGAGACAAAAAGGTGTGACTAAAATTCCAGGCTGTAGCTGGATTGAGATGGATTCTCAACTTGTTGAATTTCGTGCTGGTGATTCGTCACATCCAATCATAGATGGGATTCAACAAGCACTAGACTTGTTGTACGAGGAGATGACCATTGAAGGTTATGTTCCAAATGTGAATCTTGTGTAG